The Argentina anserina chromosome 5, drPotAnse1.1, whole genome shotgun sequence genome includes the window tgatatatagtTATAGTGTAACACTAAAAAAAGATTGACAGACCAGGACAGCCATAGTTGACATCTGTGTacttcacaatttttttttaacatgttCATATAAAATTCGAAATAAACTACAAGTAATTAACGAGGATAATTAAGAAGTTCTGGAAGTATTTAAGGAGTGAATTCGGTTGAAATCAACCACCTAATACGCCTACAGAATGACAAGACTTCAATCAAAAACCAAAGTGGAGCTTAAATCCAAAATGTAGGCATAAGATTGCTCAGTTCAATCTGTTCTTATCTAAgcattttctgtccaaaggaATCAAGACCAACTAAGTTAACCAAGAGAATTGCTGAGCTGACACTAGAGGAAAGGTTATCGTAATAAAGAACCAGCGAGAAGAACTGAAATATACATCAAGATCCATGGCATCTAGGAGTAATATGGACAGTGATAATGAGCAAGATGGCAAAGCCTCTCTACCTGCGAAACAACAAAGTCCACCGAATCCGCAATAAATGGCTCGTGGGGTCCATCACGGATGCCTGACAAGACATATCTTTTTAGCAAAAAAGAGGGGGTCCAACTAACTCTGCATAAGAAAATACTATGATCAGGCAAGTGATATAATGCCTTCCAAGTGTGATCATTCAAACTCAATAAACTATCCATTAGGGTGTCTATGTAGATACTTCAATCAAATTATCCCCTCAATCAATTCCCTTATAAAGTGAACTTAATATCGCTCCACGAAAGCAGGGAGAAGCTAAAAGGCGAAATGTAAGTAATGCCCAGTCCCTCCAGGTCTTCAATACACTCTACCCTCTTagctaaaagaaaaaaaaaagattttatTTCTACAAAAGTAGAAGTCCACAATAAGTGCTACCCATGTTTATCTAAGTCGTGGTGGTACAGAAAGCCAGGTCATCATGGCATGCATATCCAGAAAGAATGTGAGAATTTGCATGCCTAGCAACACATTTAACAAGAAAGCACAAATTTAtttaaagtaaataaaaataaaaatttgtttGAAGAGGATAAAATTGTATAATCAAGAATCTTTTGCATTGAAAGGGATGAATCTAACCAGTGAAGATCGTGTTCGGAAAGCAGGGACTCTTTTGAAATAGAAAAGTAActtcaaatacaaaaccacaaGATTGCTTGGTATTAAGTTTCCAAGCTTATTATAACTGCTAAGCGACAGAACACTTAGAACCAATAAAATGAACTTTAAATGCCAACTTTGAGCAATGCCACCACCATTAATACCCTCCTTCATCCTAGGGTCTGATGACTGATAAAGAACCAGAGTACGGaacacaaaaacataaacatacAGCTTAACGTTCAACTTGTTGTGTGACCACTGATGCAAAACTATGTGATAGCAAGTTTAGGATTCTTCAAAATTTTATGTAAATATCAGGACGTAATTACCCTGGGACAATACTTATCTGCACCTGAACTAATTAGTGTAAAAAGTTCAAATTAGAAACACATACATGGGAGCCCATGGCATTGCGGCAGAGAACTCGCGTGTGTCCAAAAAGGAATTTGATAGTATCAAAGACCGAACCCGTCTTGGACGATGCTGAGCAAAAAGTTGAGCCAAAAACCCCCCAAGGGATGTACCGTAAAGATGTATCTGTTCAAAGTTAGAACTGGACTGATCAGTCAACCTAATCTGAGTTAAAAATATCTAATGCCAAATCAAATTTCACACTTTGTTCGACTCATGCACAGAATATTTGCACTGTTATAAAGTACAGTTgttcaagaaaacaaaactagATTATCATACATAGCATTTCTTATTTATCCCCACAGTCAGCTCTGATCAGATTGCACCCATTTGGATAAGCATGTAATATACAGTGCATCACTTTTTTTTCAATGGTCAATCTTACCTCACTAGTGATCCCAGCAATCTAGTTTACCAGATCAGATGATTACACAATGGTATTGTCAAATATGCTTCCCAACTGATTTAAATAGAATAATTCATTAATCTGGATAAATCATCTATTTAGGCTTTAAAAATGATTGTGGAAGATATTACTAAAGAATGATGTTATTTTGCCTAGAAATCAAGACACTGTTAGCTGACGCCCAAAGTCAAAATCTATAACCCTTCACAAGCTACCAATCAGAGATCTCCTTAGTACTTTATAAGTTTAGAATCCTTCATTCAATCCAAAAGTAAGTATTGAATGAAATGCGGAAGCTAATTTTGGATAAAAAAAGTCAGATATTTTCTTAGTAAAAACAAATAGATGATATCAAGGATATTAAACAAATCTATACTGACAGGAGGTGGAATGTTTGGCAGGATTTAAGTGCGCTGACAGTAAACAGTGTGCTTACATGATGAACATCAATAGCATCCAAGAACTTTTCAAATGCTGGAACCCATTCTTGGTGATTCCATACACATGGAATATCAACAGAAATTACTCTGTAACCCTGCATAATTGGACCCCAAAAGAAAAGTTTGTCAGATGTAATGATTCATTAACATGGAGCTTGAAAATGTTTATTAGCTACATCCGGGTAGTATATAAAATGGTGGAGAGGGGTATTAAATTCAGATAGGTTTTGTTTGTGCAAGTAAAGACCAATGTTCTTACAAGGTGAAAACAGAGTGCATAGGAAGTATGGAGAGACCACAAAAAGGAACTAGCTAGTCACAGTCTACAAGTTACTCAGCTacagaaggaaacaaaaggaactAGCTAGATATATATGAGCTTGATTGCTCTACTTTCTAAACATCTATTTGATGCAACTCCTGGGGGAAACGTATGCTACTCGTGCAATATATGCACAGATTGAACTTCTAACCCAAAGTAGCAACGCACTGTTAAATCTAAAGCCAATGGAGGTCAAACATGCATTCAGACCGAAGAGTACTTGAAGTAACACAAAAATCTAAGTGCCTCATAACGAACAAAAGAATATCAAAGTCAAATACTGTTGCGCTCTGTAAATGTGACATCGTATACCTTCATGGACAATGCCATGATCTGCTTGTAACAGACATCCGCCGTCCCTGCTGTTCCAGGAAGACAAATAAGTGGAGTTACTGCTTTCGGACCAAAATCATAGTATCGCCACTGCTTTGTGCCAATCTGCAAATACACAGTATTTCCATACAAACCAACACATCAAACCACCATTGAACGCATAAGCAGAAAACTCTACATCTAAAAAAGGAGAAAACTTTCCACTTGAAAACCAACAATCTGGACAGAATTAGAAGCCTTCCACatttaaaaactcaaacttGAGGCAAACCCATGTCATATAATTCTCACAACCACAAGAAAAAACATAAACTTGATTGCAGAGAGTGAGACTAACACAGTAACACCAAAACCCAATAAGTAAATGAAGCTAAAGACTTAACCTTTACACAAAAATGTAGAGAAAAACGTAAAGGGTTGATCGAGAAGTAGACATACTGGGATCTTGTGAAGAGGAACCTGGGACTTGAAGTAGATGTAATCTCCGGGGGCCGAGTAGACGCCTTTCATTGCTTAAGTCTATgtgaacccaaaacccaaaagcCTCTCCCATATCAAAAACCAAGACCCATTTATTCGATTTGATCGATCAGACTCTACacttttctattgaacttggtttggtttgtttgGTTGCTCATCCTCGTTGTTGTTTGGaatttctttgaatttaattttggGGATTTGACCTGATGAAGGACACGTGGCCGGACCCCACTGGTTACAGTCCAATCACTCACAATGCTTCGATGATCTGCAACAGCTCGTCAGAGGTTAATGGTAGGCTGAGGCTGGAATTATTGGTTCATTTTGATTGTTTGGTTTGGTGCATCAATAGTAGCATTGTAGTAGATGGATTCCTtaacaaaatattaaaatgatTGTGTGCGCATAATTAAATTGCTAACGAGATGTTGAAGTTCCTTGATTGTTGGTTTGTTTATCATAAAGATGAATGATTAGGAGTATGTCATATGATTAGGTTTGTTTTTCTGATGGGAGTATATGACATTTCATAAGATGCTACATTGTTTGCAAGCACTAACACGTAATAAACATCATATAAGGAACTTTTTATACGTAAAATTAGTTCTTCAGATTAGTTAAATTCCAATCTGCACCCAGTAAAAATCGAAGCTTTGATAATTGTTGACTTTTCCGGCAACGACAATTCACATCCCATCAACAATTAGGTTTTCGTGAATTTGACAAATTTTGAGGATTTTGGTAGATTTAGAGATTTTCCAATCAGATTTTCCAATAAATAGGGCACTCAAATCTCTACTCAAGGCGTCTACTCGGCCCCCGGAGATTACATCTACTTCAAGTCCCAGGTTCCTCTTCACAAGATCCCAGTATGTCTACTTCTCGATCAACCCTTTACGTTTTTCTCTACATTTTTGTGTAAAGGTTAAGTCTTTAGCTTCATTTACTTATTGGGTTTTGGTGTTACTGTGTTAGTCTCACTCTCTGCAATCAAGTTTATGTTTTTTCTTGTGGTTGTGAGAATTATATGACATGGGTTTGCCTCaagtttgagtttttaaatGTGGAAGGCTTCTAATTCTGTCCAGATTGTTGGTTTTCAAGTGGAAAGTTTTCTCCTTTTTTAGATGTAGAGTTTTCTGCTTATGCGTTCAATGGTGGTTTGATGTGTTGGTTTGTATGGAAATACTGTGTATTTGCAGATTGGCACAAAGCAGTGGCGATACTATGATTTTGGTCCGAAAGCAGTAACTCCACTTATTTGTCTTCCTGGAACAGCATGAGCGACTAAAAACCCAGGCACCCAGCTaaaaccttttctttcattgctATCATTATTCAATTTCACAAAGCTTAGCTCTGGGTTCTTCATTCTTCCTTCCATTCATCCCAAACCATAACACCCCAACCTCTACCAATATGATCAAACTTCGCAACTTTTCCATCCCAATTCACCCCAAAACCTCACAAACCTTAAACCCCTTCACTCTCTTCATCAAACATTCTCACTTCCTATCCAGCCCTCCTCTCAATTCACCCCCCAAAACCTCCCAACCCTGCGTCGCAATCTTCTGGGACTTACAAACCAGACCCCCCAAATCCGTCACTCCCTTCGAGGCCGCCGCCCGCCTCATTACAGCCGCTTCTTCCTTCGGCCAAGTCAGGCACATGATCGCCTACGCGACCCCCCACGCGTTCAGCTCTGTTCCTCAGGTTGTGGGGAAGATAAGGAGAGAGAGGAACAGGGTCGTGATACGAGACGAGCCCAACGTTTGTAGGGTCTGTGGGAGGAGGTTTTATACCAAGGAGAAGCTTGTGAACCACTTCCAGGTTCATGAGAGGGAGCACATGAAGAGGCTGAGTCAAATCGAGTCGGCGAGGGGGAGTAGGAGGGTGAAGCTGGTGGGGAAGTATGCAATGAAGATGGAGAAGTATAGGAATGCGGTTAGGGATGTGATGATTCCGAAACAAGGGAATGGTTTGGTGAGTGAGCTGAAGAGGGCGGGGTTTCGGGTGAAGACTGCGAGTGGTGAGAGATGTGGAGTTGTGGCATTGAGAGATGACATCGTGGGGATGATGGAGGAGAAGAGGTTTGAGTGTATGGTGCTTGTTTCGGATGAGAGTGAGTTTGTGGAGGTTGTGATGGAGGCGAGGAGGAGGTGTGTGAGGACTGTTGCTGTGGGGGGTGATTTGGGAGATGGGGTGCTGAAGAGGGCTGCTGACTCGGGGTTTTTGTGGAGGGAGGTTTTGGTGGGGAAGGCTAAGAAGGAGGCAGTTAAGGTTGTGGGGAAGTGGAAGGACCGCGATGTGTTGAAGAGGTTGGAGTGGAAGTATGAGCCTGATGAGGATAGGAGGGTGCATTGCTTAGATGATGAAGTCGAGGATGAGGAGATTGGGAGTGTTGTTGGTGGGATGAAGGAGAATTGTTTGCGGAATGATGGTAACAGAAAATGGTGGGAGCTTGACTCTGATGCTGATGCCGATGCCGTTTCATAGCAACCATGCGAATGACTGTTTCTGCCTTTCTGGTGGATAATGAGTATGTTACTTTGATTTTTAGACAATAGATTGCTGAACAAATACATTTTGAGATGATTCATGTAGAAATTTTTGGCAGGAATTCCTTTGCTGGTGACTAATAAGGAGACAGTATCATTGAGGATTGCCTGTGTGGAAGTGTATCAGTCCAATTTATGACCACAGGCTAGGGCTGGCTTAAATGGACGGAGGGAGGATCAATGGGGTTAAGCAGTACTAGTTGGAATTGGCCGAAAAAATAATCAAACAATGAGAGCCATAGTTAAGGTTTCGCATGGGAAGTCCTGCTCTTCGTACA containing:
- the LOC126796325 gene encoding uncharacterized protein LOC126796325, with translation MIKLRNFSIPIHPKTSQTLNPFTLFIKHSHFLSSPPLNSPPKTSQPCVAIFWDLQTRPPKSVTPFEAAARLITAASSFGQVRHMIAYATPHAFSSVPQVVGKIRRERNRVVIRDEPNVCRVCGRRFYTKEKLVNHFQVHEREHMKRLSQIESARGSRRVKLVGKYAMKMEKYRNAVRDVMIPKQGNGLVSELKRAGFRVKTASGERCGVVALRDDIVGMMEEKRFECMVLVSDESEFVEVVMEARRRCVRTVAVGGDLGDGVLKRAADSGFLWREVLVGKAKKEAVKVVGKWKDRDVLKRLEWKYEPDEDRRVHCLDDEVEDEEIGSVVGGMKENCLRNDGNRKWWELDSDADADAVS